The window TATGGCCAAAGAATTGGCTGAGTTAGATGATATTGAGGTTGATTTTATTGTAGTAGATGATGATATTGCAGTGGAAGACAGTACTTATACTGCAGGAAAACGTGGTGTAGCAGGAACGATTTTAGTGCATAAAATATTAGGTGCTGCCGCAGACAAAGGAGCAAATCTTGAAGAAATTAAGGCTTTAGCAGATAAAATTGTACCTAATATTAAAACATTGGGTGTGGCTTTATCTGGCGCAACGGCTCCCGAGGTAGGAAAACCAGGATTTACTTTGGCAGATGATGAGATTGAATTTGGTGTGGGAATTCATGGCGAACCGGGTTATCGTCGTGAAAAGATAGCTCCTTCTAAGGATTTGGCGAAAGAGATTGTATCTAAGTTAAAAGCTGCGTTTAATTGGCAATCTGGGGAACATTATGGGTTATTGGTAAATGGCTTAGGTAGCACACCTTTGATGGAGCAATATATTTTTACGAATGACGTGAAAGAGTTACTAGCAGCAGACGGTTTAGTCATTGATTTCAAAAAAGTTGGGGATTACATGACAGCGATTGATATGGCAGGACTTTCGTTAACGTTAATCAAATTAGAAGAACCGATTTGGTTAGATAATTTGCATTATGCAACAAATACAATATCTTGGTAGGAGGAAACGCAGATGAATCCAGAAGCAACGAAAAAATGGTTAATCCTTTTTACAGATAAAATTAACGCAAACAAAGATTATTTAAGTGAGTTAGATAGTGCTATTGGGGACGGGGACCATGGAATGAATATGGCTCGTGGCACAACAGCAGTTAAGGAAGCCTTGGAAGAGAAAAATCCTGAAACTCTAGTGGATATCTTTAAACTAGTGGGAATGACTTTAGTAAGTAAAGTTGGTGGTGCGTCAGGTCCGCTTTATGGATCAGCCTTTATTAGTATGGCGAAGGCAGCAGGAACCTCCGATGATCTAGGGATTATTTTACAAGCTGGATTAGATGGAATTGAAAAACGTGGGAAAGCGACAGCTGGTGAAAAAACGATGATTGATACGTGGGTACCAGTAATTGAAGCAGTAAAAGAGAAACAATTAACCAAGGAAGCCGTTGAAGTTGCTGTAAATCATACAAAAGAAATGAAGGCAACAAAGGGGCGTGCATCCTATCTTGGCGATCGTTCAATTGGACATCTAGATCCAGGTGCGGTTTCTAGTGGGTATTTATTTGAAACTATGATTGAGGCAGGTGTTGAAAATGAGTAAATTAGGTGTAGTGGTGGTTTCTCATGTTCCAGCTATTGCGGAAGGTGTGGTTACGCTGATTAAAGAAGTTGCCAAAGATGTGCCGATTACTTTTGCTGGCGGAACGGATGATAATCAAGTTGGAACAAGTTTTGAAAAAATTCAAGCAGCCTTTGAAGCAAATGAAGGCGAAGAGTTGTTGGCTTTTTATGATCTAGGTAGTGCCAAGATGAATCTAGAAATGGTGATGGAATTAGCAGATAGAACCGTCCATTTATATGATACGGCTTTTATTGAAAGTAGCTATACGGCAGCAGCTTTGATTCAAGCAGGTGCAGAGTTAAGTATGATTGAAGAGCAATTGAATCCGATGAAGATTAAATGATTTAGAAAAAAGTGTTTAGTTCCTAGCAATAAAAGAAAATTACTAGTCGCTGGTTAAATAATGGCAGATTCTTGTAGAAGAGATAGATTTTTTTAACCTTTACAATAAATTTAGAATACAAAACAAAACGCATATTTAGTTTTGTTTTGTATTCTTTTTTAGTAAATAGTATAGAATTTGACGGATAATTAACTCTTTATTTCTTTAGTTGAGTCCACACATCAAAAGCTTGTTTCAAGCTTTTGACATTATGGGTGCGTATCAGTTCAACACCCTGATTTGCAACAAATAATGAAGCTGCAACGGATCCAAAGTCGCGTTCAATTGGATTTTCTTCACCTGTCATCAGTCCAATTATTCGTTTACGTGAAAGACCAATAAGTAATGGAAACTCTTGGTAACGAAAAGCAGACGGATTTTTTAGAATAGCACTATTTTCTTCTAAAGTTTTATGAAATCCAATTCCTGGATCAAAACAAATATTTTCTAGTGGAATTTTCCATTTTTGACATTGTCGTATTTTCTCTTCATAAAATTGCTGAAGTTCTTCTACTAAAATAGTATCTTTTCGTTTACGAGAATGCATAATAATTAGCTGTATCCCAGGATAACTTGCTACTGTTTCTGCCATTCTAGGAGAATCTAATCCCTTAATATCATTTATTATTGAAGCACCATTTTGAATAGCAACCTCAGCAACAGTTGGATAATAAGTATCAACAGAGAGTGGAATTGAGCTAATTTTACGAATTTCTTTAATCAAATTAATAACACGCGCCATCTCGATTTTTGAGGAGACTTCATGGTAGCCGGGACGAGTTGATTGACCACCGATATCTAATATATCAGCGCCTTCTTCAATTAATTGTTGTGCATGTTGAAGAGCTTTTTCAAGTGTTTGATATTTTCCACCATCGGAAAAAGAGTCTGGTGTTGTATTTACAATTCCCATAATTTGATAATTTTTTTTAAAATTAATCATGCAACTCCTCCTGTATCTTCTCTATCATGCATCGTAAGGCTTGGATACGTGGGCTTAAATCAAAACGTTCTTTTTCAGTGAGTTCTGCGAGTGTTTTGTGCAATTTCGGAACATAAATAATGGAGTCGAATCCATAACCACCTATGCCTCTAGATTTTACTAATTCACCTGTAAGTGAAGCTTGAGTTACAAGCTTCTTTTCTTTATTTATGGCATAAACTAAAGTTGTGTGTAATGTTATGGTTCTAGGTTGATTTAGTTCAGTAAATAAATTTAGTAGCTCCTGATTTTGTTTTTCAGAATTTTTTGATTGAAAAAATGTATGTGTTTTAATTCCTAATAAGTCTGGAAAAGCTTCTATTTCAAGCCCACCATCATCTCCTAAGACCGGTAAATTAAGTTTTTTTTGATAGAAGAAAGCTTTTATAGATGCGTTTTCTTCATAAGTTGTCCCAATCTCTATGGGACGTTCTTGAATAGTTAGATAGTCTTGATAAGAAATGAACGTCATTTCAGAATTTCCTAGAGCTAACTGCATTTCTTGCAATTTTTTTGGATTATTAGTTCCTACAATTAATTTCATGTCTATAAAATCTCCATTAAAAATTGATTTTTCCATTCAATTTCTTTAAAAGCTCCCAAAGCATAAAAAGTTTTAGTTTGGCTATGAGAAGATTTTACACCGCGCATCATCATACAAAGATGTTCGGCCTCAATTGCAACTGCAATTCCCTTAACTGGAATATTTTTTTCTAATTTTTTAGCAATAGAACTAGTTAAATTTTCTTGAACATTTAGTTGCTTGGCACAGTAGTCAACTAAACGTGGGAGCTTGCTTAATCCGATAACTTTTCTGCCATCTGGAATATAAGCAATATGAACTTTTCCGTAAAAGGGCAATAAGTGATGTTCACACATTGAATAAAAGGGAATATCCTTTACTAAAATCATTTCTCCCTCGTTATCACTATCAAATAATTTATAATCATGAAACTCTGGTTCAGTTAAACTACTAAAAATTTCTTCAAACATATTAGCTACCCGTCTAGGTGTCTCAGCTAACCCAGGA is drawn from Carnobacterium gallinarum DSM 4847 and contains these coding sequences:
- the folE gene encoding GTP cyclohydrolase I FolE — its product is MSLEKKEKIEQAVRLILDAVGEDINRPGLAETPRRVANMFEEIFSSLTEPEFHDYKLFDSDNEGEMILVKDIPFYSMCEHHLLPFYGKVHIAYIPDGRKVIGLSKLPRLVDYCAKQLNVQENLTSSIAKKLEKNIPVKGIAVAIEAEHLCMMMRGVKSSHSQTKTFYALGAFKEIEWKNQFLMEIL
- the dhaK gene encoding dihydroxyacetone kinase subunit DhaK, coding for MKKIMNHPEAVVDEMLEGLVYAHDDLVERLPETGVIVRKQKSKNKVGLVSGGGSGHEPTHAGFVGEGMLSAAVCGPVFTSPTPDQILAAIQAVDEGAGVFLIIKNYSGDVMNFDMAKELAELDDIEVDFIVVDDDIAVEDSTYTAGKRGVAGTILVHKILGAAADKGANLEEIKALADKIVPNIKTLGVALSGATAPEVGKPGFTLADDEIEFGVGIHGEPGYRREKIAPSKDLAKEIVSKLKAAFNWQSGEHYGLLVNGLGSTPLMEQYIFTNDVKELLAADGLVIDFKKVGDYMTAIDMAGLSLTLIKLEEPIWLDNLHYATNTISW
- the dhaM gene encoding dihydroxyacetone kinase phosphoryl donor subunit DhaM translates to MSKLGVVVVSHVPAIAEGVVTLIKEVAKDVPITFAGGTDDNQVGTSFEKIQAAFEANEGEELLAFYDLGSAKMNLEMVMELADRTVHLYDTAFIESSYTAAALIQAGAELSMIEEQLNPMKIK
- the folP gene encoding dihydropteroate synthase — its product is MINFKKNYQIMGIVNTTPDSFSDGGKYQTLEKALQHAQQLIEEGADILDIGGQSTRPGYHEVSSKIEMARVINLIKEIRKISSIPLSVDTYYPTVAEVAIQNGASIINDIKGLDSPRMAETVASYPGIQLIIMHSRKRKDTILVEELQQFYEEKIRQCQKWKIPLENICFDPGIGFHKTLEENSAILKNPSAFRYQEFPLLIGLSRKRIIGLMTGEENPIERDFGSVAASLFVANQGVELIRTHNVKSLKQAFDVWTQLKK
- a CDS encoding non-canonical purine NTP pyrophosphatase; translation: MKLIVGTNNPKKLQEMQLALGNSEMTFISYQDYLTIQERPIEIGTTYEENASIKAFFYQKKLNLPVLGDDGGLEIEAFPDLLGIKTHTFFQSKNSEKQNQELLNLFTELNQPRTITLHTTLVYAINKEKKLVTQASLTGELVKSRGIGGYGFDSIIYVPKLHKTLAELTEKERFDLSPRIQALRCMIEKIQEELHD
- the dhaL gene encoding dihydroxyacetone kinase subunit DhaL — its product is MNPEATKKWLILFTDKINANKDYLSELDSAIGDGDHGMNMARGTTAVKEALEEKNPETLVDIFKLVGMTLVSKVGGASGPLYGSAFISMAKAAGTSDDLGIILQAGLDGIEKRGKATAGEKTMIDTWVPVIEAVKEKQLTKEAVEVAVNHTKEMKATKGRASYLGDRSIGHLDPGAVSSGYLFETMIEAGVENE